The Chitinophagales bacterium genome contains a region encoding:
- a CDS encoding SDR family oxidoreductase produces the protein MSMKILLTGATGYIGKRLLPTLVENGHKVVCCTRDPDRFTPPESLEDNIQVIQVDLLDIKTLENIPLDIDAAYYLVHSMSTSDEYEVLEKESAINFRNAIEKTQAKQIIYLSGIVNDNNLSKHLNSRKNVELELAKGSYNLTTLRAGIIIGSGSASFEIIRDLVEKLPIMIAPKWLNTKCQPIGVTDVIKFLIKSLGNKSTYNKNFDIGGPSILTYKEMLLGFAKVRDLGRIIIIVPVMTPRISSYWLYFVTSTSYKLAVSLVNSMKIEVICRNNEINHILGIEPITYQAALEKAFAKIESNEIVSSWKDSQVSGRLKFNISDFINVPSYGCFKDVRKRELKDRKYSIEKLWAIGGENGWYSADFLWQLRGVLDKFSGGVGLRRGRTNKTSLEVGDALDFWRVLYANKEEGRLLLFAEMKLPGEAWLEFNIKNNVLTQTATFRPKGLLGRLYWASVLPFHGIVFNGMINSLSKDIN, from the coding sequence ATGTCTATGAAAATTCTACTTACAGGTGCTACAGGATATATCGGAAAGCGATTGCTCCCTACTTTAGTTGAAAATGGACATAAAGTTGTTTGTTGCACAAGAGATCCCGATAGATTCACCCCCCCGGAATCACTTGAAGACAACATTCAGGTAATCCAAGTTGACTTACTTGATATAAAGACACTAGAAAATATTCCATTGGATATAGATGCCGCTTATTATCTGGTACATTCCATGTCAACATCAGATGAATATGAAGTACTTGAAAAAGAATCTGCCATAAATTTTAGAAATGCCATTGAGAAAACCCAAGCCAAACAAATAATTTATTTGAGTGGAATTGTAAATGATAACAATTTATCAAAACATTTAAACTCCAGAAAAAATGTTGAATTAGAATTGGCAAAAGGCAGTTATAACTTAACCACACTGCGTGCTGGCATTATAATAGGTTCTGGAAGTGCCTCTTTTGAAATCATTAGAGATTTGGTAGAAAAACTACCGATTATGATTGCTCCAAAGTGGCTCAATACCAAATGTCAACCTATTGGAGTAACCGATGTGATTAAATTCCTGATTAAATCATTGGGAAATAAATCCACTTATAATAAAAACTTTGATATTGGCGGGCCCTCTATTTTGACTTACAAAGAAATGCTGCTTGGCTTTGCCAAAGTTAGGGATCTGGGCAGAATAATAATTATTGTCCCGGTAATGACCCCGCGTATCTCCTCTTACTGGCTTTACTTTGTTACATCTACTTCTTATAAATTGGCCGTTTCTCTGGTCAATAGTATGAAGATTGAAGTCATTTGTAGAAATAATGAAATCAACCATATTCTAGGAATTGAACCCATCACTTATCAGGCCGCATTGGAAAAAGCCTTTGCCAAGATAGAAAGCAATGAGATTGTTTCTAGTTGGAAAGACTCACAAGTAAGCGGTAGGTTGAAATTCAATATTTCAGACTTTATAAACGTGCCCAGCTATGGTTGTTTCAAAGATGTAAGAAAAAGAGAATTGAAAGACAGAAAATATTCCATTGAAAAATTATGGGCTATTGGTGGTGAAAACGGTTGGTATTCTGCTGATTTTTTATGGCAATTAAGGGGTGTATTGGACAAATTTTCAGGAGGTGTGGGTTTGCGCAGAGGCAGGACCAACAAAACCTCGCTGGAAGTAGGGGATGCTCTGGATTTTTGGCGTGTGCTTTATGCTAATAAGGAGGAAGGAAGACTATTGCTTTTTGCTGAAATGAAATTGCCCGGTGAAGCTTGGCTCGAATTTAATATCAAGAACAATGTACTGACCCAAACTGCTACTTTTAGACCAAAGGGTTTGTTGGGTAGATTGTACTGGGCTTCTGTACTTCCATTTCACGGAATTGTTTTTAATGGAATGATCAATAGCCTAAGTAAAGATATTAACTAA
- a CDS encoding OmpA family protein: protein MNYFTGSIYYISLLTILLFLFSCKSSQNFKTGDQAFESKAYSVASTLYEQEFNSSENPETKAKKAFFTAESYRFNNNFNAAEKWYADAVRLNYDPIAKYNYGLMLKANQKYEQSIKQFREYAVMEPFNKKKAQQQIQACEAAIQWGKSRSNVSVENLEHINSKSSDFAPVLYKNGSLIFTSDRKAATGSDDYKWTGEKFMDIFIAEKMNGTFQAPERYQEKISYAYNDGSPSFNKNYTLMFFTRCGSDSKENDYCSLYTSRIDAMNQWTTPEQFPVFSDTVNVGQPYLDPQERFLIFSSDVEGGYGGKDLYIMKKTGFGWNEAENLGSEINTAGDEMFPFVAKDGTLYFASDGHIGMGGLDIFKAKQERNVWKAPENMRTPINSGADDFALILEQEAPKDKNDPIRFSGYFTSNRPGGLGKDDTYRFEARNENIFNLEGLVVEKVFEDPDDPNSPVVDFNLIDQALIKLRLKRNGLEFVDSARSSKLGKFEFPLDKNSNYNLLSIKDGYFTQTADVTTVGQEDPSKVYVTIKVRIVMEKIFEEKEIVIPNIYYDYDKTNLRDQSKVVLDTLISMLKVNPDIFVEIGSHTDSRGSDAYNEKLSLGRAQSVVKYLIVNGLNPDRLAAKGYGESKLVNECEDGVECSEAQHQENRRTTFKVVSEEYVIESIRPDEVESDR from the coding sequence ATGAATTATTTTACCGGATCGATCTACTATATTTCCCTTTTAACAATATTGCTCTTTTTATTTTCCTGTAAGTCTTCGCAAAACTTTAAAACCGGTGATCAGGCTTTTGAATCAAAGGCTTATTCAGTGGCATCAACATTGTACGAACAGGAATTCAACAGTTCTGAAAATCCTGAAACCAAAGCCAAAAAAGCATTTTTTACAGCGGAGAGTTATCGCTTCAACAATAATTTTAACGCAGCAGAAAAGTGGTATGCCGATGCTGTTCGGCTCAATTATGACCCAATAGCCAAGTACAATTATGGTTTGATGCTGAAGGCCAATCAGAAATACGAACAGTCCATTAAACAATTCAGGGAATATGCAGTGATGGAGCCTTTTAATAAAAAGAAAGCGCAGCAGCAAATACAGGCCTGTGAAGCTGCCATTCAATGGGGGAAGTCCAGGAGCAATGTAAGTGTTGAAAACCTTGAGCACATCAATAGCAAGAGCTCAGATTTTGCCCCGGTATTGTACAAAAATGGCAGCCTGATTTTCACTTCCGATCGAAAAGCAGCTACCGGTTCTGATGATTACAAATGGACCGGTGAGAAATTTATGGACATTTTTATAGCCGAAAAAATGAATGGTACTTTCCAGGCTCCGGAACGCTATCAAGAGAAAATCAGCTATGCCTACAATGATGGTTCTCCCAGCTTTAATAAGAATTATACCCTGATGTTTTTTACCCGCTGTGGTTCAGACTCGAAAGAAAATGATTATTGCAGCTTATACACTTCCCGGATTGATGCAATGAATCAGTGGACTACTCCTGAACAGTTCCCTGTGTTTTCTGATACGGTAAATGTTGGGCAACCCTATCTCGATCCACAAGAGCGCTTTTTGATTTTTTCCTCTGATGTGGAAGGCGGTTATGGAGGAAAGGACCTTTATATAATGAAGAAAACCGGTTTTGGATGGAATGAAGCAGAAAACCTCGGTTCTGAAATCAATACTGCCGGTGATGAAATGTTCCCTTTTGTAGCCAAAGATGGCACTTTGTATTTTGCATCGGATGGGCATATCGGTATGGGCGGTTTGGATATTTTCAAAGCCAAACAGGAAAGAAATGTATGGAAGGCACCGGAAAATATGCGCACGCCCATCAATTCAGGGGCGGATGATTTTGCTTTGATCCTTGAACAAGAAGCACCAAAAGACAAAAATGACCCTATCCGATTTTCCGGTTATTTTACTTCCAACAGGCCGGGGGGGCTGGGCAAAGATGACACCTATCGTTTTGAAGCCCGGAATGAAAATATTTTCAACCTGGAAGGTTTGGTCGTTGAAAAAGTTTTTGAAGACCCGGATGATCCCAATAGCCCGGTAGTGGATTTTAACCTGATAGATCAGGCCCTTATAAAACTTCGGTTAAAGCGCAATGGACTTGAATTTGTAGATTCTGCAAGAAGTAGCAAGCTGGGGAAATTTGAATTTCCGCTGGATAAAAACAGCAATTACAATCTCTTGAGTATCAAAGATGGCTATTTTACACAGACGGCCGATGTGACTACGGTAGGACAGGAGGATCCATCAAAAGTTTATGTCACAATCAAGGTGCGTATTGTAATGGAAAAAATCTTTGAGGAAAAGGAAATTGTCATTCCCAATATTTACTATGATTATGACAAAACCAATTTAAGGGATCAATCCAAAGTAGTATTAGATACATTGATCAGCATGCTGAAAGTGAACCCCGATATTTTTGTTGAAATTGGTTCACATACCGATTCGCGCGGTTCCGATGCCTATAATGAGAAGCTATCCCTGGGCCGTGCACAGTCGGTAGTTAAATACCTTATAGTTAACGGCCTAAATCCCGATCGTTTGGCCGCCAAAGGTTATGGCGAATCCAAATTAGTCAATGAATGTGAGGATGGTGTGGAATGTAGCGAAGCACAGCACCAGGAAAACAGGCGCACTACCTTTAAAGTGGTTTCAGAGGAATATGTGATTGAATCCATACGACCTGATGAGGTGGAGAGTGACAGGTGA
- a CDS encoding glutamine synthetase III produces MTNIRFNSIANVLGREKVNVKGPQEKISQFFGSNVFNDDSMRKYLTEEAYLSVRASVESGHKIDRKIAEQVASSMKAWAMDKGATHFTHWFQPLTGATAEKHDTFFTSDPDGNGIESFNGAALVQQEPDASSFPNGGIRSTFEARGYTAWDPSSPAFIMQIGSGKTLCIPTIFVSYTGEALDYKAPLLKSKHALEEAAVKVCQYFDRNTTKVYPTLGWEQEYFLVDEALYFNRPDLVMTGRTIVGLAPAKGQQLDDHYFGSIPERIYAYMIDFETEAQKLGIPVKTRHNEVAPSQFEVAPTFEEVNLAVDHNQLLMDLMSRVADRHKFRLLLHEKPYAGLNGSGKHNNWSMATNKGKNLLSPGKTPKTNLQFLTFLVNTIKAVHVNADLLRAAIASPGNDHRLGANEAPPAIISVFIGAHLTKVLDEVENRVGDKQLDEQEKMELKLDIHKIIPDLLLDNTDRNRTSPFAFTGNKFEIRAVGSTANCASPMTVMNTIVAEQLTQFKNDVDKLIKKEGDKKDAAILKVLRRYISESRAILFEGDNYSKEWEKEAEKRGLSNVKTTPHALDFFMTDTSKAIFAKHGVFSEKELEARYEILQENYGTKIDIEASVLQDLAINHIVPAVVRYQNNLVENVNGLKTLGLDKKTYQAQLEIVSQISEHLNAVKSNCDKMVKEIDKAEKIDDARDFAIACSDKVKPYFDKIRTHVDALEGMVDDAVWPLPKYRELLFMR; encoded by the coding sequence ATGACAAATATTCGATTTAATTCAATTGCAAATGTTCTGGGGCGCGAAAAAGTAAATGTAAAAGGCCCCCAGGAAAAAATCTCTCAATTTTTCGGGTCAAATGTGTTTAATGATGACTCCATGCGTAAATATTTGACTGAAGAAGCTTACCTAAGTGTAAGGGCTTCAGTTGAGTCAGGTCATAAAATTGATCGCAAAATTGCAGAACAAGTCGCCTCGAGCATGAAAGCCTGGGCAATGGATAAAGGAGCTACACACTTTACGCATTGGTTTCAGCCACTAACAGGAGCCACCGCAGAAAAACACGATACATTCTTCACCTCAGATCCTGATGGCAATGGTATAGAAAGCTTCAATGGAGCTGCACTGGTTCAGCAAGAACCTGATGCTTCAAGTTTTCCAAATGGCGGAATCAGAAGTACATTCGAAGCAAGGGGATATACGGCATGGGATCCCTCTTCTCCTGCTTTCATTATGCAAATAGGGTCGGGTAAAACACTTTGCATACCTACTATTTTTGTTTCTTACACAGGTGAGGCACTGGATTATAAAGCGCCCTTATTAAAATCAAAACACGCCCTTGAAGAAGCGGCAGTGAAAGTTTGCCAGTATTTTGATAGAAATACTACTAAAGTATATCCAACATTGGGCTGGGAGCAGGAATATTTTCTTGTAGATGAGGCTTTGTATTTTAACAGACCCGATCTTGTTATGACCGGTAGAACTATTGTAGGCCTTGCTCCTGCAAAAGGACAGCAATTAGATGACCATTACTTTGGCTCTATTCCGGAAAGAATTTATGCCTATATGATTGACTTCGAAACAGAAGCTCAAAAACTTGGAATTCCGGTGAAAACAAGACACAATGAAGTGGCGCCAAGTCAGTTTGAAGTGGCTCCTACTTTTGAAGAGGTAAACCTTGCAGTTGATCACAATCAATTGCTTATGGATTTAATGAGCAGGGTGGCCGACAGACATAAGTTCAGACTCTTGCTCCACGAGAAACCCTATGCAGGGCTGAATGGAAGTGGAAAGCACAACAACTGGTCAATGGCTACTAACAAAGGTAAAAACCTGCTTTCCCCCGGAAAAACACCAAAAACCAATTTGCAATTTTTGACCTTCCTTGTAAATACAATTAAGGCAGTACATGTAAATGCTGATTTGTTGAGGGCTGCTATTGCATCTCCTGGAAATGATCACAGGCTTGGAGCCAATGAAGCACCTCCGGCAATTATTTCAGTTTTTATTGGTGCGCACCTCACCAAAGTATTGGATGAAGTTGAAAACAGAGTGGGAGATAAACAACTTGATGAGCAGGAAAAAATGGAATTGAAATTAGATATCCATAAAATTATCCCTGATCTGCTTTTGGACAATACCGACAGAAACCGCACATCTCCTTTTGCTTTCACTGGCAATAAATTTGAGATTCGTGCGGTAGGTTCTACTGCCAACTGTGCTTCGCCAATGACAGTGATGAATACCATTGTTGCCGAACAATTGACCCAGTTTAAAAATGACGTAGATAAGCTTATCAAAAAAGAAGGCGACAAAAAAGATGCTGCCATTCTTAAAGTATTGAGAAGGTATATTTCGGAATCCAGGGCAATATTATTTGAAGGAGATAACTACAGCAAGGAATGGGAAAAAGAGGCTGAAAAAAGAGGTTTGTCAAATGTAAAAACCACTCCTCATGCGCTTGATTTCTTTATGACGGATACATCTAAAGCGATTTTTGCAAAACACGGTGTATTTAGCGAAAAAGAACTTGAAGCCCGCTATGAAATTCTTCAGGAAAATTACGGAACAAAAATTGACATTGAGGCTTCAGTACTTCAAGACCTTGCAATCAATCATATTGTTCCTGCTGTTGTTCGTTATCAAAACAACCTGGTAGAAAATGTCAATGGATTAAAAACATTGGGCTTGGACAAAAAGACTTATCAGGCGCAGCTCGAAATTGTTTCGCAGATTTCTGAACATTTGAATGCAGTGAAAAGCAACTGTGACAAAATGGTAAAAGAAATAGATAAGGCTGAAAAAATTGATGATGCCCGCGATTTTGCCATTGCTTGCTCAGATAAGGTTAAACCCTATTTTGATAAAATAAGGACGCATGTAGATGCGCTGGAAGGAATGGTTGACGATGCAGTTTGGCCATTGCCTAAATACAGAGAATTATTGTTTATGCGATAA
- a CDS encoding PP2C family protein-serine/threonine phosphatase, producing MQQDHSTAAINFSTSKQPRGKPTRHLFEKNTFDYEASLGAFKSRLSSKKSANPIQDKSISIQNLLRLPLILWNVISNIGIRQGLKNSIVKKIKISNQLSVFMLLIISISTFVFASTTNDNKLVYLIASIVLAPAISLILNKMGHTKISRLLISIITPLHILIIIVLLKKWGDAPHFVINEYHFYTPRYFLMALGLLPVFLIDLKEKGYFFAALFINILCLALFDIVHKLAGVGPENFGFAFDNYYQATIMPIVLLVFLYGSLIFYQSENKKYEAQIEKLLDKEKMYSDRIKGEIAIAKTVIDGLIPRQLPKIEGLDIAGELQWSSEVGGDYYNVFQISDREYLFFIADVVGKGLGASILVSTVHSNIETQIDNGISDIQDFIERLNEVLCRITDRKKFITCWAGIYNSETRELKSVNAGHLPPLIISKDRKVTGELTKGGPILGFFDKDEVKHQSETILLKKGDAVFSFTDGVSEANSEKDKMYESSNRLENIIAGDWISSKELINNVIFDVRDFSNSDTFEDDLTCLMLRRIA from the coding sequence ATGCAACAAGACCATTCTACAGCAGCGATTAACTTTAGTACAAGTAAACAACCTCGGGGCAAGCCCACGAGGCATTTATTTGAAAAAAATACTTTTGATTACGAGGCAAGCCTCGGAGCATTTAAATCTCGATTATCGAGTAAAAAAAGTGCAAATCCAATACAGGACAAATCAATTTCAATTCAAAACCTACTGAGATTGCCGCTAATTCTTTGGAATGTAATTTCCAATATAGGCATCAGGCAGGGCTTGAAAAACAGCATTGTTAAAAAGATAAAGATCAGCAATCAATTGAGTGTGTTCATGTTGCTGATTATATCCATCAGCACATTTGTTTTTGCAAGCACAACAAACGACAACAAACTGGTTTATCTTATTGCTTCAATAGTATTAGCCCCTGCTATCAGCCTAATATTAAACAAAATGGGGCATACAAAAATCAGTCGTTTGCTCATTAGCATTATTACACCTTTACATATTTTAATCATAATAGTATTGCTGAAAAAATGGGGAGATGCCCCGCACTTTGTGATCAATGAATACCACTTTTATACCCCGCGCTACTTTTTAATGGCACTAGGGCTATTGCCTGTCTTCCTCATTGATTTAAAGGAAAAAGGATACTTTTTCGCAGCACTTTTCATCAATATTCTATGTCTCGCATTGTTTGATATTGTTCACAAACTTGCCGGTGTAGGGCCTGAAAATTTCGGTTTTGCATTCGACAATTACTACCAGGCCACTATTATGCCCATCGTCTTGCTGGTTTTCCTCTATGGCAGTCTTATCTTTTATCAGAGCGAAAACAAAAAATATGAAGCACAGATAGAAAAATTACTGGACAAGGAAAAAATGTATTCAGACCGCATTAAAGGGGAAATAGCGATTGCTAAAACAGTAATTGACGGCTTAATTCCAAGACAACTGCCCAAAATTGAAGGATTGGATATTGCCGGTGAATTGCAATGGTCATCTGAAGTAGGTGGCGATTATTACAATGTGTTTCAGATCAGTGATCGGGAATACCTGTTCTTTATTGCCGATGTGGTAGGAAAAGGACTCGGTGCTTCTATTCTTGTGTCAACGGTGCATTCAAATATTGAAACTCAAATTGACAACGGCATCAGCGATATACAAGATTTTATTGAAAGGCTAAACGAAGTCCTCTGTAGAATTACAGACCGAAAAAAATTCATTACCTGCTGGGCAGGAATATACAATTCTGAAACCCGGGAACTCAAAAGCGTTAATGCCGGGCATCTACCTCCTTTGATTATTTCAAAAGACCGAAAGGTAACAGGTGAATTGACCAAGGGCGGTCCAATTCTCGGCTTTTTTGACAAAGACGAGGTGAAACACCAAAGCGAAACTATCCTGTTAAAAAAAGGGGATGCTGTCTTTTCCTTCACAGATGGTGTAAGTGAAGCCAATTCTGAGAAAGATAAAATGTATGAAAGCAGCAATCGCCTGGAAAATATCATTGCCGGAGATTGGATTAGCTCAAAAGAACTGATCAATAACGTCATATTTGACGTGAGAGATTTCAGCAATTCAGATACTTTTGAGGATGATCTCACTTGCCTCATGCTTAGAAGAATTGCTTAA
- a CDS encoding TlpA disulfide reductase family protein yields MHYLKIILFLLISFSFNLLSAQAPQLWLDRSLSDEEENILSSFHANFKNNYELDELKASMMSKSSDAFEMDLFKFRSEQLQYIEEQSKSSTWSSDFKENLESWVHYNYARRMYSYPVERAKVTGDQRIRALPAMLTSELFQKVPLQNEAALESPVYRDLINYYTTYKTAAENNFSPYESIDTELNKAFEICNQHFKGQVQAYAMGQQLIKSGAEADPKNLKVLYKVFSKQNSDKTLDKAVLEACEERMNEKVSKKKKRKKKRGKSKPEKKEQPFTLTDLEGKEVYLSDFHGKVIYVDFWASWCGPCRQQFPHAKRLKESFSDKELKDIVFLYISSDKTEQVWRNAIEKYDIDGTHVWSPNNIERSAGSYYQVYSIPRYMLFDKNGEVVDPNAKRPSMPGIKEDILRLLGQ; encoded by the coding sequence ATGCACTACCTAAAAATTATTTTATTCCTGCTGATTTCTTTTTCATTTAATTTATTGTCTGCTCAGGCACCTCAATTATGGCTCGATCGGTCGCTTAGCGATGAAGAAGAAAATATTCTAAGTTCATTTCACGCTAATTTTAAAAACAATTATGAGCTGGATGAGCTGAAAGCTTCAATGATGAGCAAAAGCTCAGATGCTTTTGAAATGGATCTTTTTAAATTTCGAAGCGAGCAATTACAATACATTGAAGAGCAATCTAAATCAAGTACATGGTCATCTGATTTTAAGGAAAACCTTGAATCATGGGTTCACTACAATTATGCAAGACGCATGTATTCCTACCCTGTAGAGCGCGCAAAAGTAACAGGTGATCAGCGCATTCGTGCTCTGCCGGCTATGCTAACTTCAGAATTGTTTCAAAAGGTGCCCCTGCAAAATGAAGCTGCCTTAGAAAGTCCGGTTTATCGGGATTTGATCAATTATTACACGACTTACAAAACAGCTGCTGAAAATAATTTCAGTCCATATGAATCGATAGATACCGAACTTAATAAAGCCTTTGAAATCTGCAATCAGCATTTCAAAGGACAAGTTCAGGCTTATGCTATGGGACAACAGCTTATTAAATCAGGCGCAGAAGCAGATCCGAAAAACCTGAAAGTTTTGTACAAAGTTTTTAGTAAGCAAAACAGTGACAAAACTTTAGATAAAGCAGTTTTAGAAGCCTGCGAGGAAAGAATGAATGAAAAGGTATCGAAAAAGAAAAAGCGAAAAAAGAAACGCGGAAAATCTAAACCCGAGAAAAAAGAGCAGCCTTTTACTTTGACTGACTTAGAGGGGAAAGAAGTCTATTTATCGGATTTTCATGGCAAAGTAATTTATGTTGATTTTTGGGCAAGCTGGTGCGGCCCCTGCCGTCAACAATTCCCACATGCTAAAAGACTAAAAGAAAGTTTTAGCGACAAAGAACTGAAAGATATCGTATTCCTTTATATTTCATCAGACAAAACAGAGCAGGTTTGGCGCAATGCCATTGAAAAATATGATATAGACGGCACGCATGTTTGGTCTCCAAATAACATCGAAAGAAGTGCCGGAAGTTACTATCAGGTTTACTCTATACCCCGCTATATGCTTTTTGACAAGAATGGTGAAGTTGTCGATCCCAACGCTAAACGCCCAAGTATGCCGGGCATTAAAGAGGATATTCTAAGATTGTTGGGGCAGTAA
- a CDS encoding Hsp20/alpha crystallin family protein has product MTLVKWNKPKNEASPNVFGNPFDSFFNDDFFSTGLNTTQPAVNIRENDSAYGIEIAAPGLTKKDFNIDLDQDILTVSVEKSNEKEDKDDGYTRKEFSYESFRKSFTLPDSVKGENIKAEYQDGVLKLTLPKKEEAKALKKKISIS; this is encoded by the coding sequence ATGACACTTGTAAAATGGAACAAACCGAAGAATGAAGCATCACCCAATGTATTTGGAAATCCTTTTGACTCATTTTTCAATGATGATTTTTTCTCAACAGGTTTAAATACCACTCAACCTGCTGTGAACATCAGGGAAAATGATTCAGCTTACGGCATCGAAATTGCCGCTCCCGGCCTGACCAAAAAGGATTTTAACATCGACCTGGATCAGGACATTCTCACTGTAAGCGTGGAAAAAAGCAATGAGAAAGAGGACAAAGACGATGGCTATACCCGTAAAGAGTTCAGCTATGAGTCTTTTAGAAAATCTTTCACATTGCCCGATTCAGTGAAGGGAGAAAACATCAAAGCTGAGTACCAGGACGGAGTGCTGAAGTTGACACTTCCCAAAAAAGAGGAAGCCAAAGCACTGAAGAAAAAAATCAGCATCAGCTAA